The following proteins come from a genomic window of Achromobacter sp. AONIH1:
- a CDS encoding lactonase family protein, with amino-acid sequence MYAYLGCRTTRERNARGAGISVFKVDPASARLELAQVLDGLVNPSYLALNARGDRLYAVHGDTTGISAYVVDQGDGRIRPLNRQDTGGLNPVHLAIDPTGRHVIVSNHIGASVAVLPIGADGELGPASQLLPLEGTPGPHRIEQKQAKPHANPFAPDGRHVIVPDKGLDRIFSFRWTDGLLTAAASPVAVAREGAGPRHLAFHPAASHAYCVNELDSSVTVYRYDAASGALEPMQILSSVPDTHTGNNRAAAILVDARGERVYVSNRGHDSIAAFRVDAASGRLSWIGAVASGGRTPRSMALMPGGDRLYALNEDSDSIVAFRVDAASGALVRMPGETRTGSPVCMVFGGAQA; translated from the coding sequence ATGTACGCATACCTAGGCTGTCGCACCACCCGCGAGCGCAATGCGCGCGGCGCGGGCATCTCGGTGTTCAAGGTGGATCCGGCCAGCGCCCGGCTGGAACTCGCGCAGGTGCTGGACGGGCTGGTGAACCCCTCCTACCTGGCGCTGAACGCGCGCGGCGACCGGCTGTATGCCGTGCACGGCGACACCACCGGCATCAGCGCCTACGTGGTCGATCAGGGCGACGGGCGGATTCGCCCGCTGAATCGACAGGACACGGGCGGCCTGAATCCCGTGCATCTGGCCATCGATCCGACGGGACGGCACGTGATCGTGTCCAACCATATCGGCGCCAGCGTCGCCGTGCTGCCGATCGGCGCCGATGGCGAGCTGGGGCCGGCCAGCCAGCTGCTGCCGCTGGAAGGGACGCCGGGGCCGCATCGGATCGAGCAGAAGCAGGCCAAGCCGCACGCCAATCCTTTCGCGCCCGATGGCCGCCACGTGATCGTGCCGGACAAGGGGTTGGACCGGATCTTCTCGTTCCGCTGGACGGATGGCTTGTTGACCGCCGCCGCGTCGCCGGTCGCCGTGGCGCGCGAAGGCGCGGGGCCCAGGCATCTGGCCTTCCACCCGGCGGCGTCCCACGCCTATTGCGTCAATGAGCTGGATTCGAGCGTGACGGTCTATCGGTATGACGCGGCCAGCGGCGCGCTCGAACCCATGCAGATCCTGTCCAGCGTGCCGGATACGCACACGGGCAACAACCGCGCCGCCGCCATTCTGGTCGATGCCAGGGGCGAACGCGTGTATGTGTCGAATCGCGGGCACGACAGCATCGCCGCGTTCCGGGTCGACGCGGCCAGCGGCCGCCTGTCCTGGATCGGCGCCGTGGCGTCCGGCGGACGCACGCCGCGCAGCATGGCGCTGATGCCGGGCGGCGATCGGCTGTATGCCTTGAACGAGGACAGCGACAGCATCGTCGCCTTCCGTGTCGACGCCGCGAGCGGCGCGCTGGTGCGCATGCCGGGAGAAACGCGCACGGGCAGCCCGGTCTGCATGGTGTTCGGCGGCGCGCAGGCTTAG
- a CDS encoding DOPA 4,5-dioxygenase family protein yields MSTTDIDFEPAAVSGWHAHVYFDAASRDAAHALRERVIARFGDRMEMGRFHEKLVGPHPCWSYQIAFPPAEFAEIMTWLALNHGALDVFAHPNTGDSLRDHRDCAVWLGRSHALNLRALGG; encoded by the coding sequence ATGAGCACGACTGATATCGACTTCGAGCCCGCCGCCGTGAGCGGCTGGCACGCCCACGTGTATTTCGACGCGGCCAGCCGGGACGCGGCCCACGCGTTGCGCGAACGCGTCATCGCGCGCTTCGGCGACAGGATGGAGATGGGCCGTTTCCACGAGAAGCTGGTGGGGCCGCACCCGTGCTGGAGCTACCAGATCGCTTTCCCGCCGGCGGAGTTCGCCGAGATCATGACCTGGCTGGCGCTGAACCACGGCGCGCTGGACGTGTTCGCGCATCCCAACACCGGCGACTCGCTGCGCGACCACCGCGACTGCGCGGTCTGGCTGGGCCGCAGCCATGCGCTCAACCTGCGGGCGCTGGGCGGCTGA
- a CDS encoding LysR family transcriptional regulator, whose translation MDWNLDHIAWARRLKLRHLEIFLTLASAGSVTAAARLMHMTQPAVSHWLSDIEDLVGTPLFLRNRGLRLTEAGEVLARHARRMLGDLRRTSEEIESVKSGIAGRLHVGTVLSASPVLLPRAIAALQREFPGIYVEVVEGLVTPLIERLQRHELDLIVGPLDVRGHQAGLRMEPLMRDTFSIVTRPGHPLARLRRPGWKEAAAHPWIMPPAGTVSRGRLEEAFAKAGVATPSPRIETASLVALQALLHETGYVSTLASSVAQLYKRLKLVDIVRLPEPLAFGAVGMMWSADAPSRVLAQLQDSLRATAGMQQAAG comes from the coding sequence ATGGACTGGAACCTGGACCACATCGCCTGGGCGCGCCGCCTGAAGCTGCGGCACCTGGAGATTTTCCTGACGCTGGCGTCGGCCGGCAGCGTCACCGCCGCGGCCCGCCTGATGCACATGACGCAGCCGGCGGTATCGCACTGGCTGAGCGACATCGAAGACCTGGTGGGCACGCCGCTGTTCCTGCGCAACCGGGGACTGCGTTTGACCGAGGCCGGCGAAGTCCTGGCGCGGCATGCGCGCCGCATGCTGGGCGATCTGCGGCGCACCAGCGAGGAAATCGAGTCCGTGAAATCCGGCATCGCCGGCAGGCTGCATGTGGGCACCGTGCTGTCGGCCTCGCCGGTGCTGCTGCCGCGCGCCATCGCGGCCTTGCAGCGCGAGTTCCCCGGCATCTACGTGGAAGTGGTTGAGGGATTGGTCACGCCCCTGATCGAGCGCTTGCAGCGCCATGAGCTCGACCTGATCGTCGGGCCGCTGGATGTGCGCGGCCATCAGGCCGGACTGCGCATGGAACCGTTGATGCGCGACACCTTCAGCATCGTGACGCGCCCCGGCCATCCGCTGGCCCGGCTGCGGCGGCCCGGCTGGAAGGAGGCCGCCGCGCATCCGTGGATCATGCCGCCGGCGGGCACGGTATCGCGCGGCAGGCTGGAAGAGGCCTTCGCCAAGGCCGGCGTGGCCACGCCCTCGCCGCGCATCGAGACCGCTTCGCTGGTGGCGCTGCAGGCGCTGCTGCACGAAACCGGCTATGTGTCGACGCTGGCCAGTTCGGTGGCGCAGCTGTACAAGCGCCTGAAACTGGTGGACATCGTCAGGCTGCCCGAGCCGCTGGCCTTTGGCGCGGTGGGTATGATGTGGAGCGCCGACGCGCCCAGCCGCGTGCTGGCGCAGCTGCAGGACAGCCTGCGCGCCACCGCCGGCATGCAGCAGGCGGCCGGCTGA
- a CDS encoding GNAT family N-acetyltransferase gives MQIVSVRDEPAIRLDAIRYFQQQWASADTMMMYDDAITRCIGAENPLPQWYVLRDGARLVGCAGLITNDFISRGELYPWLCALHVEQDLRGRNLGGRLIRHAADHARALGFRSLHLCSDLRGYYEKFGFQPDGVGYHPWGETAQVYSLRL, from the coding sequence GTGCAGATCGTTTCCGTACGCGACGAACCCGCCATCCGCCTGGATGCCATCCGCTACTTCCAGCAGCAATGGGCCAGCGCGGACACCATGATGATGTACGACGATGCCATCACCCGCTGCATCGGCGCCGAGAACCCCTTGCCGCAATGGTATGTGCTGCGCGACGGCGCGCGCCTCGTCGGCTGCGCCGGCCTCATCACAAACGACTTCATCAGCCGCGGCGAGCTGTATCCGTGGCTGTGCGCGCTGCATGTGGAGCAAGATCTGCGCGGCCGCAACCTGGGCGGGCGCCTGATCCGGCACGCGGCGGACCATGCCCGCGCGCTGGGATTCAGGTCGCTGCACCTGTGCAGCGACCTGCGCGGCTATTACGAGAAGTTCGGCTTCCAGCCCGACGGCGTCGGCTATCACCCGTGGGGCGAGACGGCCCAGGTGTACAGCCTGAGGCTGTAA
- a CDS encoding tripartite tricarboxylate transporter substrate binding protein: protein MRFTRRLLAALTPLAAGAFIPAASAAAQDYPSRPVTLIVPFSAGGGVDAIARLLAEKLRDTLKQNIVVENKPGASGMLGAQYVAKAAPDGYTLLLGSAGETAINPYVYKGRMLYSPEKDLAPVTLVTRVPNVLVAGPSLQASSVAELVERARAKPGALTYATSGVGNPQHLNGELLQSLAGITMVHVPYKGASGQLADVASGNVDMTFVSYAGAAPFIQGGRVKALAVTSATRASFARDIPAIAETPGLSAYALENWFGLYAPARTPPAVVQRVYEAVRDALADPALAQRLREQGGEPAPLPPAEFAAFIASESKQYAAIVERADITADK from the coding sequence ATGCGATTTACCCGACGGCTGCTTGCCGCCCTGACCCCGCTCGCGGCGGGGGCCTTCATCCCTGCCGCGTCCGCCGCCGCGCAGGACTATCCCAGCCGTCCGGTCACGCTGATCGTGCCCTTTTCGGCCGGCGGCGGCGTCGACGCCATCGCGCGCCTGCTGGCGGAAAAGCTGCGCGACACGCTCAAGCAGAACATCGTGGTGGAGAACAAGCCCGGCGCCAGCGGCATGCTGGGCGCGCAATACGTGGCCAAGGCCGCGCCCGACGGCTACACGCTGCTGCTGGGCTCGGCCGGCGAGACGGCGATCAATCCCTACGTCTACAAGGGCCGCATGCTGTACTCGCCCGAGAAGGACCTGGCGCCGGTGACGCTGGTGACGCGCGTGCCCAACGTGCTGGTGGCGGGGCCGTCCCTGCAGGCGTCCAGCGTGGCCGAGCTGGTCGAGCGCGCGCGCGCCAAGCCCGGCGCGCTGACCTACGCCACCAGCGGCGTGGGCAATCCGCAGCACCTGAACGGCGAGCTGCTGCAATCGCTGGCCGGCATCACCATGGTCCATGTGCCGTACAAGGGCGCGTCCGGCCAGCTGGCCGACGTGGCCAGCGGCAATGTCGACATGACCTTCGTCAGCTACGCGGGCGCCGCGCCCTTCATCCAGGGCGGACGCGTGAAGGCGCTGGCGGTGACGTCGGCCACGCGAGCCAGCTTCGCCAGGGACATCCCCGCCATCGCCGAGACCCCGGGCCTGTCGGCCTACGCGCTGGAAAACTGGTTCGGCCTGTACGCGCCCGCGCGCACGCCGCCGGCGGTGGTGCAGCGGGTGTACGAGGCGGTGCGCGACGCGCTGGCCGATCCGGCGTTGGCGCAGCGCCTGCGCGAGCAGGGCGGCGAGCCGGCGCCGCTGCCGCCCGCCGAGTTCGCCGCCTTCATCGCCAGCGAAAGCAAGCAGTACGCCGCCATCGTCGAGCGCGCCGACATCACGGCGGACAAGTGA
- a CDS encoding translation initiation factor Sui1: MKNKSIGGLVYSTDGGRMCPACRRPVADCACQAAAPAPAGDGVARIWRESKGRGGKSVTLVRGLPMAGPALEQLGKQLRTACGSGGTVKDGVIEIQGDHRERVAQALAKLGHRAKLAGG; the protein is encoded by the coding sequence ATGAAAAACAAATCCATAGGCGGCCTGGTCTATTCCACCGACGGCGGCCGCATGTGCCCCGCCTGTCGCCGCCCCGTCGCCGACTGCGCCTGCCAGGCCGCCGCGCCGGCCCCCGCCGGCGACGGCGTGGCCCGCATCTGGCGCGAGAGCAAGGGCCGCGGCGGCAAGAGCGTGACGCTGGTGCGCGGCCTGCCGATGGCCGGCCCGGCGCTGGAGCAGCTGGGCAAGCAGCTGCGCACGGCCTGCGGCAGCGGCGGCACCGTCAAGGACGGCGTGATCGAGATCCAGGGAGACCACCGCGAACGCGTCGCGCAGGCGCTGGCAAAGCTGGGCCATCGCGCCAAGCTGGCCGGCGGCTGA
- a CDS encoding methyl-accepting chemotaxis protein, whose protein sequence is MKRLLGMLSLQRKFLLLGGLSLILFAVPLLLYVKASWETAAQKRLEAAGARPVATLLQAVRLVQAHRGLSNLYLNGGREAGEERRRLAPGVDAQWRELDTRLREAAAPAPALATLDALAQEWRALRKQVDDADIAAPASFERHTALVARLLLFKNTLLDDFKLSLDADLGASALIAAAYQDLPVAAETLGQVRARAAAALAAGEPGAAQRLAVDTGLARARDMGANIARNLERARTGAPALAAQIDAAAGRVRQALDGMDELTRASLARAASLADEERRGYFGKATAQLEALYREIDGATALATGLLEREVARIGREQIALWSVLVVLALAALALGVLIARSIAGPLVEAAALARRVAESDLSARAAPQGRDETARLLASLNRMSEGLSGTVRQVQAGAAAIEGAAGEIAAGNHDLSRRTEEQAASLEETAASMEQFTATARQNEAEALAAGERARGAADLADQGGAAAREANAAIGAVQGSAARISEIIGVIEGIAFQTNILALNAAVEAARAGEQGKGFAVVASEVRSLAQKSATAAREIKDLIQLSVEQIEGGAAKVSRAGAVIQGLVTEIREVSGLVGGIGAAVAQQTAGIEQVNQAIAQMDDITQQNAALVEEAAAASENLLSQAAAMNRMMAVFTLRDEPAARRVDNLIPLRG, encoded by the coding sequence ATGAAACGTCTGCTCGGCATGTTGTCGCTACAGCGGAAATTCCTGCTGCTGGGTGGGTTGAGCCTGATCCTGTTCGCCGTCCCGTTGCTGCTGTACGTCAAGGCGTCGTGGGAGACCGCGGCGCAGAAGCGCCTGGAGGCCGCGGGCGCGCGCCCGGTCGCCACGTTGCTGCAGGCCGTGCGCCTGGTGCAGGCGCATCGCGGGCTGTCCAACCTGTATCTGAACGGGGGCCGCGAGGCGGGCGAGGAACGACGCCGGCTGGCGCCCGGCGTCGATGCGCAATGGCGCGAGCTGGACACGCGGCTGCGCGAGGCGGCCGCGCCCGCCCCGGCGCTGGCCACGCTCGATGCGCTGGCCCAGGAATGGCGCGCGCTGCGCAAGCAGGTGGATGACGCGGATATCGCCGCGCCCGCGAGCTTCGAGCGCCATACCGCGCTGGTCGCGCGACTGCTGCTGTTCAAGAACACGCTGCTGGATGACTTCAAGCTCAGCCTCGATGCGGACCTGGGCGCGTCCGCGCTGATCGCGGCGGCCTATCAGGACCTGCCCGTGGCGGCCGAGACGCTGGGCCAGGTGCGCGCCCGCGCGGCGGCGGCGCTGGCGGCCGGCGAGCCGGGCGCGGCGCAGCGCCTGGCGGTGGACACCGGGCTGGCGCGCGCGCGCGACATGGGCGCGAACATCGCGCGCAACCTGGAACGCGCGCGAACCGGCGCGCCGGCGCTGGCGGCGCAGATCGATGCCGCCGCCGGGCGGGTGCGGCAGGCGCTGGACGGCATGGATGAACTGACGCGCGCTTCGCTGGCGCGCGCCGCGAGCCTGGCGGACGAGGAGCGGCGCGGCTATTTCGGCAAGGCCACCGCGCAGCTGGAGGCGCTGTACCGCGAGATCGACGGCGCCACGGCGCTGGCGACCGGGCTGCTGGAGCGCGAGGTGGCTCGGATCGGGCGCGAGCAGATCGCGCTGTGGAGCGTGCTGGTTGTCCTGGCGCTGGCCGCGCTCGCGCTGGGCGTGCTGATCGCGCGCTCGATCGCCGGGCCGCTGGTCGAGGCGGCGGCGCTGGCGCGGCGCGTGGCCGAGTCGGACCTGAGCGCGCGCGCCGCGCCGCAGGGGCGCGACGAGACGGCCCGGCTGCTGGCGTCGCTGAACCGGATGAGCGAAGGACTGAGCGGCACGGTGCGTCAGGTGCAGGCCGGGGCCGCCGCGATCGAAGGCGCGGCGGGCGAGATCGCCGCCGGCAACCATGATCTGTCGCGTCGCACCGAGGAACAGGCAGCCAGCCTGGAGGAAACCGCGGCCTCGATGGAACAGTTCACGGCCACGGCGCGCCAGAACGAGGCCGAGGCGCTGGCCGCCGGCGAGCGCGCCCGGGGCGCGGCCGATCTGGCGGACCAGGGCGGGGCGGCGGCGCGCGAGGCCAATGCCGCGATCGGCGCGGTCCAGGGCAGCGCGGCCCGCATCTCGGAAATCATCGGCGTGATCGAGGGCATCGCCTTCCAGACCAACATCCTGGCGCTGAACGCGGCGGTCGAGGCCGCGCGCGCGGGTGAGCAGGGCAAGGGTTTCGCCGTGGTCGCCAGCGAGGTCCGCAGCCTGGCGCAGAAGTCCGCCACGGCGGCGCGCGAGATCAAGGACCTGATTCAGCTGTCCGTCGAGCAGATCGAGGGCGGCGCGGCCAAGGTTTCGCGCGCGGGCGCCGTGATCCAGGGCCTGGTGACCGAGATCCGCGAGGTCTCGGGCCTCGTCGGCGGCATTGGCGCGGCGGTGGCCCAGCAGACGGCGGGCATCGAGCAGGTGAACCAGGCCATCGCGCAGATGGACGACATCACGCAGCAGAATGCCGCGTTGGTGGAAGAGGCGGCCGCGGCGTCGGAAAACCTGCTGTCGCAGGCGGCGGCGATGAACCGCATGATGGCGGTGTTCACGCTGCGGGACGAGCCTGCCGCCCGGCGTGTCGACAATCTAATCCCGTTGCGCGGCTAA
- a CDS encoding DUF2199 domain-containing protein, protein MFRFECKACGQWHEGMPAFDAEAPLFYYLIPEPERAARCELSSDVCVVDGKYFFVRGCIEIPVHGADEPFVWGVWVSLSEASFSQYLDSYDEPRRAHLGPFFGWLSASFKVYPETEGSLKTHVHLRDDGVRPYIELEHTDHPLALEQRQGIDAARLAQIYAAYMHA, encoded by the coding sequence ATGTTCCGTTTCGAATGCAAGGCCTGTGGTCAATGGCATGAAGGCATGCCGGCCTTCGACGCCGAAGCGCCGCTGTTCTACTACCTGATTCCCGAGCCTGAACGCGCCGCGCGCTGCGAGCTGTCGTCCGACGTCTGCGTCGTCGATGGCAAGTATTTCTTCGTGCGCGGCTGCATCGAAATCCCCGTGCATGGCGCGGACGAGCCCTTCGTCTGGGGCGTCTGGGTATCGCTGAGCGAAGCCAGCTTCAGCCAGTACCTGGACAGCTACGACGAACCCCGGCGCGCGCACCTGGGGCCGTTCTTCGGCTGGCTGTCCGCCAGCTTCAAGGTCTATCCGGAAACGGAAGGCAGCCTGAAGACCCACGTTCATCTGCGCGACGACGGCGTGCGGCCCTACATCGAGCTGGAACACACCGATCATCCGCTGGCGCTGGAACAGCGTCAGGGCATCGATGCGGCGCGGCTGGCGCAGATCTACGCGGCCTACATGCACGCCTGA
- a CDS encoding methyl-accepting chemotaxis protein, with amino-acid sequence MKITSLRNRILLITGLTVVGALALSGVTTYKIVRDNMMSAIAGTLDAVANGNASAIERWSADKAQAVSATAAVVEKGDPRGLTRLMGQTNDFPITSVGWSDKTFFSTANTPADYDPTSRPWYKSAVESGKLTVTKPYGDSGTGKPYVAFTTPIVREGKTIGALSGAVALDGVKAIIQAIHPTPSSLAFVLGSDGQVISHVDDKFALKPATEVAPELKPEALKGLARDGGEPAVITLAGAEKLVKAKRIPGTDWYLVVALDKAEATVGLTQVFNATLIALVVLTLAALAIASLITSRAFKRLSAVRDAMDTIGSGDGDMTHRLDVVGHDEVAQISKSFNAFVDKISTVMLDVRAGVGSMSTATSEIDMGNRDLSQRTETSAGSLEETSAALTQLTSSVKQTAETAEQATRLATEASAAAERGGQVVSDAVHTMGAISQSSERITEIISVIDGIAFQTNILALNAAVEAARAGEQGRGFAVVAGEVRTLAQRSAASAQEIKALIEASVQNVKSGTERVQAAGVTMTEIVQGIDRVQRLVTEIHGAMTEQSVGISQIDRSVSDMDQATQQNAALVEQSAAAAALLNDQARALAGTVARFKLRGDLRQAGPALALSHA; translated from the coding sequence ATGAAAATTACTTCGCTGCGCAACCGGATCCTGTTGATCACGGGGCTGACCGTGGTGGGGGCGCTGGCCCTTTCCGGCGTTACGACCTACAAGATCGTGCGCGACAACATGATGTCGGCCATCGCCGGCACGCTGGACGCGGTGGCCAACGGCAACGCCAGCGCCATCGAGCGCTGGTCGGCGGACAAGGCCCAGGCGGTCTCGGCCACCGCCGCCGTGGTGGAAAAGGGCGACCCGCGCGGATTGACGCGCCTGATGGGTCAGACCAACGATTTCCCCATCACCAGCGTCGGCTGGTCGGACAAGACCTTCTTTTCCACGGCCAACACGCCCGCCGACTACGATCCGACCTCGCGCCCCTGGTACAAGAGCGCGGTGGAATCGGGCAAGCTGACCGTGACCAAGCCCTACGGCGATTCCGGCACGGGCAAGCCCTACGTGGCCTTCACCACGCCCATCGTGCGCGAGGGCAAGACCATCGGCGCGCTGAGCGGCGCGGTCGCGCTGGACGGCGTCAAGGCCATCATCCAGGCCATCCATCCCACGCCGTCCAGCCTGGCCTTCGTGCTGGGCAGCGACGGTCAGGTGATCTCCCACGTGGACGACAAGTTCGCGCTCAAGCCCGCCACCGAGGTGGCGCCCGAACTCAAGCCCGAGGCGCTCAAGGGCCTGGCGCGCGACGGCGGCGAGCCGGCGGTGATCACGCTGGCCGGCGCCGAGAAGCTGGTCAAGGCCAAGCGCATTCCCGGCACCGACTGGTATCTGGTGGTGGCGCTGGACAAGGCCGAGGCCACGGTGGGACTGACGCAGGTGTTCAACGCCACGCTGATCGCGCTGGTGGTGCTGACGCTGGCCGCGCTGGCCATCGCCAGCCTGATCACCTCGCGCGCCTTCAAGCGCCTGTCCGCCGTGCGCGACGCGATGGACACGATTGGCTCGGGCGATGGCGACATGACGCACCGGCTGGACGTGGTGGGCCACGATGAAGTGGCGCAGATCTCCAAGTCCTTCAACGCCTTCGTCGACAAGATCAGCACCGTGATGCTGGACGTGCGCGCCGGCGTGGGCTCCATGAGCACCGCGACCAGCGAGATCGACATGGGCAACCGCGACCTGTCGCAGCGCACCGAGACCTCGGCCGGCTCGCTGGAGGAAACCTCGGCGGCCCTGACCCAGCTGACCTCCAGCGTGAAGCAGACCGCCGAGACCGCCGAGCAGGCCACGCGCCTGGCCACCGAGGCCAGCGCCGCCGCCGAGCGCGGCGGCCAGGTGGTGTCCGACGCGGTCCACACCATGGGCGCGATCTCGCAGTCGTCCGAGCGCATTACCGAGATCATCAGCGTGATCGACGGCATCGCTTTCCAGACCAACATCCTGGCGCTGAACGCGGCCGTGGAAGCCGCGCGCGCTGGCGAGCAGGGCCGTGGCTTCGCGGTGGTGGCCGGCGAGGTGCGCACGCTGGCCCAGCGCAGCGCCGCCTCGGCGCAGGAGATCAAGGCCCTGATCGAGGCATCGGTGCAGAACGTCAAGAGCGGCACCGAGCGGGTGCAGGCGGCCGGCGTCACCATGACCGAGATCGTGCAGGGCATCGACCGCGTGCAGCGGCTGGTCACCGAGATCCACGGCGCCATGACCGAGCAGAGCGTGGGCATCAGCCAGATCGACCGCAGCGTGTCCGACATGGATCAGGCCACGCAGCAGAACGCCGCGCTGGTCGAGCAGTCGGCCGCCGCGGCCGCGTTGCTGAACGACCAGGCGCGCGCTCTGGCCGGCACGGTGGCGCGCTTCAAGCTGCGCGGCGATCTGCGGCAGGCGGGGCCGGCGCTGGCCCTGAGCCACGCCTGA
- a CDS encoding NADP(H)-dependent aldo-keto reductase: MKYRKLGRSGLDVSLIGLGTMTWGEQNTEAEAHEQLDYALARGINLIDTAEMYPVPPLAQTQGLTETYIGTWLASRKRRQDVVLASKVAGPVRDPKRPGHIRDGKTFLDRKNLTAALDASLKRLRTDYLDLYQLHWPDRTTATFGKLAYPWTEGEQTVAIEETLSVLQDFVREGKVRHVGVSNETPWGVAQFLKHAENQGLPRIVSIQNAYSLLNRVFESGLSEFSRHEDVGLLAYSPLAMGMLCGKYLDGARPEGARLTRYERFTRYSNPQAEAATAEYVALARRLGLSPTHLALAFINQQPFVTSNLIGATTLAQLKENIDSVEVTLPQEALDGIAQIHARHPNPAP, encoded by the coding sequence TTGAAATACCGCAAACTCGGCCGCAGCGGCCTGGACGTCAGCCTGATCGGCCTGGGCACCATGACCTGGGGCGAGCAGAACACCGAGGCAGAGGCGCACGAGCAGCTCGACTACGCGCTGGCGCGCGGCATCAACCTGATCGACACGGCCGAGATGTATCCGGTGCCGCCGCTGGCGCAGACCCAGGGCCTGACCGAGACCTATATCGGCACCTGGCTGGCCAGCCGCAAGCGCCGCCAGGACGTGGTGCTGGCCAGCAAGGTCGCCGGCCCGGTGCGCGACCCCAAGCGTCCCGGCCACATCCGCGACGGCAAGACCTTCCTGGACCGCAAGAACCTCACCGCCGCGCTGGATGCCAGCCTGAAGCGCCTGCGGACGGACTACCTGGACCTGTATCAGCTGCACTGGCCCGACCGGACCACGGCGACCTTCGGCAAGCTGGCCTATCCCTGGACCGAGGGCGAGCAGACCGTGGCCATCGAGGAAACGCTGTCCGTGCTGCAGGACTTCGTGCGCGAGGGCAAGGTACGCCATGTGGGCGTGTCCAACGAAACGCCCTGGGGCGTGGCGCAGTTCCTCAAGCACGCCGAGAACCAGGGGCTTCCGCGCATCGTGTCCATCCAGAATGCCTACAGCCTGCTCAACCGCGTGTTCGAGAGCGGCCTGTCGGAATTCTCGCGCCACGAAGACGTGGGCCTGCTGGCCTATTCGCCGCTGGCCATGGGCATGCTCTGTGGCAAGTACCTGGACGGCGCCCGGCCCGAGGGCGCGCGCCTGACGCGCTACGAGCGCTTCACGCGCTACAGCAATCCGCAGGCCGAGGCCGCCACCGCCGAGTACGTGGCCCTGGCGCGCCGGCTGGGCCTGTCGCCGACGCATCTGGCGCTGGCCTTCATCAACCAGCAGCCCTTCGTGACCAGCAACCTGATCGGCGCGACCACGCTGGCGCAGCTCAAGGAGAACATCGACAGCGTGGAGGTCACGCTGCCGCAGGAAGCGCTGGACGGCATCGCGCAGATCCACGCGCGTCATCCGAACCCGGCGCCCTGA